Within Corynebacterium jeddahense, the genomic segment CCGAGCTCCTCGCCCGTCGCCGGGGCGTGCTTGACTACCACCGAGCGGTGCTGGAAAAACGGGTTGGTCACTACCCGCGCGCGGAAGACGTCGGCGAGGCCGGAGCCGTCGAGGCGTGCGACGTCGACAAGCTGCTGCTCGCCGCCGTACCGCTTCGTCAGAATCTCGGCGGCTGCGCCGATGATCTCGCTCTGCTCGCCCATGGCACCGCCCGCGCTACTTCGCGACGCTGGCCGCCTCGGCCTCGTCGCCGGCGGCCTGCTTCGGCTTGAAGTCCACGCCGGTCTCCTTGCGCTGCTCCGCCGGGATCGGGGCGGGCGCATCGGTGAGCGGGTCGACGCCGCCGCCGGACTTCGGGAAGGCGATGACGTCGCGGATGGAGTCGAAGCCGCCGAGCAGGGAGACGATGCGGTCCCAGCCGAACGCGATGCCGCCGTGCGGCGGGGCGCCGTACTGGAACGCGTCGAGTAGGAAGCCGAACTTCTCGTCCGCCTCCTCGTCGGTGATGCCCATGACCTCGAACACACGCTTCTGCACGTCGTGCTCGTGGATACGGATGGAGCCGCCGCCGATCTCGTTGCCGTTGCAGACGATGTCGTAGGCGTACGCGAGCGCCTCGCCCGGGTTCTCCTCGAAGTTGTCTAGGAACTCCGGCTTCGGGGAGGTAAACGCGTGGTGCACGGCGGTCCACTTCGAGTGGCCGAGCGCGACGTCGCCGGATGCGGTGGCGTCGGCGGCCGGCTCGAACAGCGGCGCGTCGACGACCCAAGTGAACGCCCAGTCGCCGTCCTTGATCAGGTCGAGCTTGCGGGCGATCTCGCCGCGCGCCGCGCCGAGCAGTGCGCGCGAGGCCTTCGTCTCGCCCGCCGCGAAGAAGATGCAGTCGCCCGGCTTCGCGCCAACGTGCGCGGCGATGCCGGCCTTCTCCTCGTCCGTGATGTTCTTCGCCACCGGGCCGGTCAGCTCGCCGTCTTCTTGCACGAGGATGTAGGCGAGGCCCTTCGCGCCGCGCTGCTTCGCCCACTCCTGCCAGGCGTCGAGCTGGCGGCGCGGCTGCGAGGCGCCGCCCTCCATAACCACGGCGCCGACGTACTCGGCCTTGAACACGCGGAACGTGGTGTCCTTGAAGAACTCGGTGCACTCCACGAGCGGGATGTCGAAGCGCAGGTCCGGCTTGTCGGAGCCGTACTTCTCCATCGCCTCCTTGTAGGTCATGCGAGGGATCGGCGTCTGGATGTCGTAGCCGATGAGCTTCCACAGCTCGACGAGGATCTCCTCGGCCAGCGCAATGATGTCGTCCTGGTCGACGAAGCTCGCCTCGACGTCGAGCTGCGTGAACTCCGGCTGGCGGTCCGCGCGGAAGTCCTCGTCGCGGTAGCAGCGCGCGATCTGGTAGTAGCGCTCTATGCCCGCGACCATGAGCAGCTGCTTGAACAGCTGGGGCGACTGCGGCAGCGCGTACCACGAGCCGGGCTTGAGGCGGGCCGGCACGAGGAAGTCGCGCGCGCCCTCCGGGGTGGAGCGGGTCAGCGTCGGGGTCTCGATCTCGGTGAAGTCGTGGCTGTCAAGCACGCGTCGCGCCGCCTGGTTCGCCTTCGCGCGCAGGCGCATCGCGTTCGCCTGGCGCTCGCGGCGCAGGTCGAGGTAGCGGTAGCGCAGGCGGGTCTCCTCGCCCACCTCGGCGGACGACGCGTCCTCGATCTGGAACGGCAGCGCCGCCGCCTTGTTCAGCACCTTGAGGTCGGTGACGTTCACCTCAATCTCGCCCGAGGCGAGGTTCGGGTTCGCGGAACCCTCCGGGCGCGGCTCCACCACACCCGTGACCTGGATGACGTACTCGCTGCGCAGATCGTGCGCCGCCTCCGCGACCTCGGACTCACGGAAGACCACCTGGGCCAGGCCGGAGCGGTCGCGCAGGTCGATGAAGATGACGCCGCCGTGATCGCGGCGCCGGGCGACCCAGCCGGTGAGCGTGACGGTCTGGCCGTCGAGTTCTTTCCCTAGGTTCCCCGCAAGGTGAGTGCGCAGCACGGTAACTTCCACGTCCTTCCACGTGATGGCGAAACTAACCTGGCAGAGTTTACCCGCCGCACCTGAACCGCGTTTCCACCCCGCCAATTCCCGCCCTATCCCGCGGCGCGGGCGGATATTTGGCAGAATTCCCTGCATGACTTTCAGAGGCGATTACGCGCAGGGCCAAGGCGGCAATGTCTCCACCAGTTCCGGCAGCGGCCGCGGTGCGAGCCCGCTGCTCGCCCTGCCCCTGCTCCTCGGCGGCGGTGGTGGCGGCACCATCCTGATCATCCTCCTGCTGTGGTTCTTCCTCGGCGGCGGCAGCAGCATCTTCGGCGGTGGCGGCTCGGACAGCCAGGGCCAGGGCGGCTACTCCCTCGAGCACTGCCAGCAGGCCGGTTCGTCGAACGAGTACGACGACTGCCGCGCGGCGGCGACGTGGGGCTCGCTCAACTCCATCTGGGCGCAGCAGCTGCCCGAGCAGGCCGGCGTGAACTTTTCCGAGCCGAAGATGGAACTGTTCAAGCGTGACGTGAACACCGGCTGCGGCTACGCGAGCTCGGACACCGGCCCGTTCTACTGCCCGCAGGACCGCACCGCGTACCTCGACGTGAGCTTCTTCGACAGCCTCGGCCAGCTCGGCGGCTCGAACGGCCCGCTCGCGCAGGAGTACGCGACGGCGCACGAGTACGGCCACCACATCCAGAACCTCGAGGGCACCCTGGGCCTGAGCGACTACAAGCACCCGGGCCAGGATTCGGCCGCGGTCGCCCTCGAGCTGCAGGCCGACTGCTACGCCGGCATCTGGGCGCACCACGCCTCCCAGGGCCCGAACGCGGCGCTCGACCCCATCACCGACGACCAGCTGCGCGAGGCGCTGCAAACCGCGCAGTCCATCGGCGACGACAACATCCAGCGCAAGTCCGGCGGCGAGGTCGACCCTGACGCGTGGACCCACGGCTCCTCCGAGCAGCGCATGCAGTCGTTCAAGAGCGGCTACGAGACCGGCAAGATGGAATCCTGCGACACGCTCAACCGCGGCGGCTACAAGAGCTAGGCCATGAGCAGCGCCGAGCCCGACCGCACAGCCCCCAACCGGGCCGTGCCGTTTCTCGCGGCGTTCAACGCCATCGAGGGCTTCCTCCGCGACGCACTCGGCGCGAAGAAGTCCGATTCCTTCGCCTGGATGGCCCGCCTCGCGGCGAAGCGGGGCGTACTCACCCACGACCAGGCGGAGACGCTGCAGGAGTACGCCGAGCTGCGCAACGCCATCAGCCACGGCGAGTACGACAACCTGCGCCCCATCGCCGAGCCGCTGCCCGAAACGGTCGCGGACATCGAGCGGCTGCGCGACGCGCTGCTTTCCCCGGCGCTCGCTTTAGACGTCGTCAAGCAACAGCGCGTCGTCTCCTTCTCCCCCGACGACGACATCGAGGAGCCCCTGCGCGCCATCGCGGACGAGGGCCTCGCGCAGTTCCCGGTGTACGAAGCCGGCGAGTGCGTCGGGCTGCTGACCACCAATGCCATCGCCCGCTGGGTCGCCGCCGAGCTCGACGCGGACCGCACGCTGCCCGCCGCCTCCGTCGCCGAAGTGCTCGAGCACAGCGGCAAGCTCGACGAGCCGGTGTTCCTGCCCCGCACCGTCACCGCGGCCATGGCGGTGGAGGCGCTGAGCACCCCGCTGCCCTCGGGCGCGGTGCCGCGCCTCGCCATCGTCACCGAGCACGGCAAGCCCACGGAGAAGCCCATTTCGGTGCTCGGCGCGACGGACATCCCGGCACTCTCGCAGGCCGCCTGAGCGGGCCTTGCGTAGCGACGTCCTCCGGCCCCGAACCTGCTGTAACATCCCCGGCATGTCTACAAATTTCGTGAGCGTCGTCGACCTGTTCAGCATCGGGATTGGCCCGTCTTCCTCCCACACCGTCGGCCCGATGCGCGCCGCACAGGCGTTCGTCGCGGGGCTGGACGCGACCCCCGCGAAGGTCGCGGTGGAGCTGCGCGGCTCGCTCGCGGCGACGGGCGTCGGGCACGGCACCGACCGCGCGGCGCTGCTCGGCCTCGTCGGCTACACCCCCACCACGACGACGGCCGATATCGCCCCCATCCCCGGCGAGCCGATCCCCGCGACCGGCGTGATCGAGGGCCCCGCCGGCACGGTCGAATACGAGCTGCGCTTCGACCCGGCGCCGGTGGCGGCGCACCCGAACTGCCTCATCTTTGACGCCTGGGACGCCGACGGCAACGTGCTCGCGGAGCGGGAGGACTACTACTCGGTCGGCGGCGGGTTCATCCTCGACCGCTGGGAGATGGAGGCCCACCGCAACGAGCCCGGCGTGGCCACCGCGCGCGAGATCGCGGCGGTGCCGTACCCCATCGCCACCGGCAAGGAGCTCATGGCGCGCTGCGCGGAGACGGGGCTCACGGTCGCCGAGGTCATGCGCGCAAACGAGGAGTCCATCCACGGGGCCGAGAAGCTCAACGCGCACCTCGACGCGGTGTGGGACGTCATGCAGGAGTGCGTCGCGCACGGGCTGAAGACCGAGGGGACGCTGCCCGGCGGCCTCAACGTCAAGCGCCGCGCCAACCGCGTCCACCGGCTGCTCACCGCCGAGTACGAGGCGTCCACCGCGCGCGGCCTCGACGCGATGGAGTGGGTCAACCTCTACGCGCTCGCAGTGAACGAGGAGAACGCGGCGCACGGCCAGGTGGTCACCGCCCCGACGAACGGCGCGGCTGGCATCATCCCGTCGGTGATGCACTACTGCCGCGACTTCACGGACGACTTCACGGTGGAGCGCGCCCGCGAGTTTCTGCTCACCGCGGGGGCGATCGGGTCGATCATCAAAACGAACGCGTCGATCTCCGGCGCCGAGGTCGGCTGCCAGGGTGAGGTCGGCTCGGCCTCCTCGATGGCGGCCGCGGGCATGTGCGCCATCCTCGGCGGCACACCGCAGCAGGTGGAAAACGCCGCGGAGATCGCCCTCGAGCACAACCTGGGCCTCACGTGCGACCCGGTCGGCGGTCTCGTGCAGGTGCCATGCATTGAGCGCAACGCCATTGGCGGCGTAAAAGCCATCAACGCCGCGCGCCTGGCCAAGCTCGGCGACGGCACGAACATCGTCACCCTGGACGACGTCGTGGAAACGATGGCGGCGACGGGCCGCGACATGATGACGCAGTACAAAGAGACGTCCATGGGCGGCCTCGCGGTGCAGCTCGGCCTGCCCGTGAACATCACGGAGTGCTAGGGCGCTAGCGGATCGCCCGCGCCACCGCCTCCGCGGTGAGCGCGACGGACTCCTGGGTGTGCTCGGCGAGGTTCTTCACCGCCACCTCGCCGGCCTCGAGTTCCCGCTCGCCGAGGACGAGGGCGTAGCGCGCGCCGGCCCGGTCCGCGCCTTTCATCGAGCCCTTCAACCCGCGGCTGCCGTAGGCCATGTCGGCGGAGACGCCGGCGGCGCGGAGCTCGTCGATAAGCGAGCTCATCTTCACCCGCGCCTCGTCGCCGATGGCGATGCCGAAGACGTCGACGCGGTGCGACGCCTCCT encodes:
- the aspS gene encoding aspartate--tRNA ligase, whose amino-acid sequence is MLRTHLAGNLGKELDGQTVTLTGWVARRRDHGGVIFIDLRDRSGLAQVVFRESEVAEAAHDLRSEYVIQVTGVVEPRPEGSANPNLASGEIEVNVTDLKVLNKAAALPFQIEDASSAEVGEETRLRYRYLDLRRERQANAMRLRAKANQAARRVLDSHDFTEIETPTLTRSTPEGARDFLVPARLKPGSWYALPQSPQLFKQLLMVAGIERYYQIARCYRDEDFRADRQPEFTQLDVEASFVDQDDIIALAEEILVELWKLIGYDIQTPIPRMTYKEAMEKYGSDKPDLRFDIPLVECTEFFKDTTFRVFKAEYVGAVVMEGGASQPRRQLDAWQEWAKQRGAKGLAYILVQEDGELTGPVAKNITDEEKAGIAAHVGAKPGDCIFFAAGETKASRALLGAARGEIARKLDLIKDGDWAFTWVVDAPLFEPAADATASGDVALGHSKWTAVHHAFTSPKPEFLDNFEENPGEALAYAYDIVCNGNEIGGGSIRIHEHDVQKRVFEVMGITDEEADEKFGFLLDAFQYGAPPHGGIAFGWDRIVSLLGGFDSIRDVIAFPKSGGGVDPLTDAPAPIPAEQRKETGVDFKPKQAAGDEAEAASVAK
- a CDS encoding neutral zinc metallopeptidase, which encodes MTFRGDYAQGQGGNVSTSSGSGRGASPLLALPLLLGGGGGGTILIILLLWFFLGGGSSIFGGGGSDSQGQGGYSLEHCQQAGSSNEYDDCRAAATWGSLNSIWAQQLPEQAGVNFSEPKMELFKRDVNTGCGYASSDTGPFYCPQDRTAYLDVSFFDSLGQLGGSNGPLAQEYATAHEYGHHIQNLEGTLGLSDYKHPGQDSAAVALELQADCYAGIWAHHASQGPNAALDPITDDQLREALQTAQSIGDDNIQRKSGGEVDPDAWTHGSSEQRMQSFKSGYETGKMESCDTLNRGGYKS
- a CDS encoding CBS domain-containing protein produces the protein MSSAEPDRTAPNRAVPFLAAFNAIEGFLRDALGAKKSDSFAWMARLAAKRGVLTHDQAETLQEYAELRNAISHGEYDNLRPIAEPLPETVADIERLRDALLSPALALDVVKQQRVVSFSPDDDIEEPLRAIADEGLAQFPVYEAGECVGLLTTNAIARWVAAELDADRTLPAASVAEVLEHSGKLDEPVFLPRTVTAAMAVEALSTPLPSGAVPRLAIVTEHGKPTEKPISVLGATDIPALSQAA
- a CDS encoding L-serine ammonia-lyase: MSTNFVSVVDLFSIGIGPSSSHTVGPMRAAQAFVAGLDATPAKVAVELRGSLAATGVGHGTDRAALLGLVGYTPTTTTADIAPIPGEPIPATGVIEGPAGTVEYELRFDPAPVAAHPNCLIFDAWDADGNVLAEREDYYSVGGGFILDRWEMEAHRNEPGVATAREIAAVPYPIATGKELMARCAETGLTVAEVMRANEESIHGAEKLNAHLDAVWDVMQECVAHGLKTEGTLPGGLNVKRRANRVHRLLTAEYEASTARGLDAMEWVNLYALAVNEENAAHGQVVTAPTNGAAGIIPSVMHYCRDFTDDFTVERAREFLLTAGAIGSIIKTNASISGAEVGCQGEVGSASSMAAAGMCAILGGTPQQVENAAEIALEHNLGLTCDPVGGLVQVPCIERNAIGGVKAINAARLAKLGDGTNIVTLDDVVETMAATGRDMMTQYKETSMGGLAVQLGLPVNITEC